One genomic segment of Ascochyta rabiei chromosome 20, complete sequence includes these proteins:
- a CDS encoding Putative mitochondrial 2-oxoglutarate/malate carrier protein, producing the protein MPASRALENAKQGSETILKDASETMSKAAENPKKATADLLHTPLMRAALPFINGGLAGMTATSVIQPVDMVKVRLQLAGEGVKTGPKPTPIGVLKDIVASGKVLDLYTGLSAGLLRQAVYTTARLGFFDTFMKRLSVRAKENGTTVGFKERAGAGLTAGGLAAVVGNPADLALIRMQSDGMKPAAQRANYTSVIDALTRISKNEGVLRLWAGCYPTVVRAMALNFGQLAFFSEAKQQLKSTSLSSRSQTLTASAVAGFFASFLSLPFDFMKTRLQKQTRAPDGTLPYKGMFDCFRKVAKEEGLLRFYRGFGTYYVRIAPHAMVTLIVADYLGFITK; encoded by the exons ATGCCCGCCTCCCGCGCCCTCGAGAATGCAAAGCAAGGCTCCGAAACTATCCTCAAGGACGCATCTGAGACAATGTCGAAAGCGGCAGAGAACCCAAAGAAGGCGACAGCCGACCTTCTCCACACACCTTTGATGCGCGCAGCCCTGCCCTTCATAAATGGCGGTCTTGCAGGCATGACAGCAACGAGTGTTATACAGCCCGTCGACATGGTCAAAGTACGGCTGCAGCTTGCAGGCGAGGGTGTAAAGACAGGTCCTAAGCCTACACCTATTGGTGTACTCAAGGACATCGTCGCTTCAGGGAAGGTTTTGGATTTGTATACTGGCCTCAGTGCAGGCCTGCTCAGACAAGCTGTCTACACCACCGCTCGCCTCGGCTTCTTCGACACATTCATGAAGCGTCTATCCGTGCGAGCAAAGGAGAACGGCACAACAGTCGGCTTTAAGGAACGCGCTGGCGCTGGACTGACAGCTGGTGGCCTCGCTGCTGTTGTTGGAAACCCAGCAGATCTTGCGCTCATCCGTATGCAGTCCGACGGCATGAAACCCGCGGCGCAGAGGGCAAACTACACCTCAGTCATCGACGCGCTGACCAGGATCTCCAAGAACGAAGGCGTTCTGCGTCTGTGGGCGGGCTGCTACCCAACAGTTGTCCGCGCCATGGCACTTAACTTCGGACAACTCGCCTTCTTCTCAGAAGCCAAACAGCAACTCAAGAGCACCAGCCTCTCGTCTCGCAGCCAAACGCTGACCGCCTCTGCCGTTGCCGGGTTCTTCGCATCCTTCCTTTCATTGCCATTCGACTTCATGAAGACAAGACTTCAGAAGCAGACCCGCGCACCCGACGGCACACTACCTTACAAGGGCATGTTCGACTGCTTCCGCAAGGTTGCAAAGGAAGAAGGCCTTCTGCGATTCTACCGCGGGTTCGGAACATACTACGTCCGCATCGCGCCGCACGC CATGGTAACACTCATCGTCGCCGACTATCTTGGCTTCATCACCAAGTAA